CCTCGACGTTTTTTTCGAACCTGAATGGTCGGATAATAGATGTGATAGCCCTGGCGCGTTAAATGTTCAACGGCACGTGTTTCTTGTCTAGGACGCGAATGCAGTACATACCAGGAACTTGCCGAATCATTCATGCCGATGCTAACCACTTACATCACCAAGCGCTTTTTGATTCTTCTTTTCCGATATCGCAAGTAGCGAGTCAATGCCCTTGGTTCTAATAACAGCGAGATTTTCACCACGTTTATGCAATACCAGGCTAATGCCTGCCACTCGGATATCTGCAATTTTCCACTGCTGATCCCGTCTTTTCACCAAGAAGAAGTCCAGGTCCACCGTTTTATGGCCAGAAATCTCGATGTGACTGCGCACCCAACAACGTTGGGCAGAAACGCATTCTGGCGACTTTTCAAGGGTTGGTAGTGTTCCGTCATAATACTTCATGGCAATCATAAAATAACGCAATATCGTCTGTTGCCAAATACGTTGCCAATGG
The Gammaproteobacteria bacterium DNA segment above includes these coding regions:
- a CDS encoding ABC transporter substrate-binding protein, whose amino-acid sequence is MVSNAQAVTSESAPVRWLEEVMHSLHDEFQSKQAQFGDPVKLRKFFEERVFKYWALDKMARAVVGSAWRDMTPSQQAHWQRIWQQTILRYFMIAMKYYDGTLPTLEKSPECVSAQRCWVRSHIEISGHKTVDLDFFLVKRRDQQWKIADIRVAGISLVLHKRGENLAVIRTKGIDSLLAISEKKNQKALGDVSG